From Candidatus Bathyarchaeia archaeon:
TTGGATTTCGGCGTCAAGGAGACCATTGGCGACTTAACCTTCGAGTTCCGCAATGCTGGACACATTCCGGGAAGCGTTCAAGTGCTAATAGAGGCGGAAGGCAGAAGACTCCTATACACAGGCGACTTCAACTTAATCGACACGAGGCTTCTAGAAGGCGCGAAAATGGACTATGGGGATCTAGACGCCGTCATAATCGAAAGCACATACGCCAACGAAGACCATCCCGACCGCCAAGAGCTCGAGAGAAACTTCGTGGAGGAAGTGACTGAAGTTGTCGAAAAAGGCGGAACAGTTCTGGTGCCAGCCTTCAGCATTGGAAGAGCTCAGGAAATTGCATGCATCCTAACAGCCCACCACTTCGAGCATCCAATCTATTTTGATGGAATGGCACGGGAGGCCAGCCGACTCATGATGAACCACCTCAAGTACTTAAGAGACCCTAAACTCTTCATGGATGCCATTCACTCCGTTAACTGGGTTGAAGGTTGGAGAGACCGCAGAAAGGCAACAAAAACTCCGTGTGTGATTATTTCGCCAGCTGGAATGCTTAAGGGTGGCCCTGCAGCCTTCTACGTTTCAAAAGTTGCGAAGAAACCACAGAACGCCATTTTCCTTGTGAGCTATCAGATTCCAGGAACGCCGGGAAGGGAGCTTTTGGAGAAAGGCGTCTGCATTATTGACGGCAAACCCAGAAAAGTTAAGGCAACCGTTAAACACTTCGACTTCTCATCCCACTGCGGCGCAAAGGAGCTTAAAGAGGCCATCCGAAGAATAAAGGGTAAAGCGAAAATCTATGTGATTCACGGCGCCGAGGGAAACTGCGACCTTCTCGCAAAATGGGCGGAAAAGGAAATGGGCTTGGAGGCTGTGGCGCCTAAACCCGGAGACGCTTTTGAGGTTTAGTGCACGCAATGAAAATTGGAGTTTTACGGGTGGGAGATGTTCCCCAAGACGTTCTTGATAGGCTTCGGGAAAACCTAAACATGACTTTTCCAGATGCAACATGCGAAATAATCGCCGAAATTCTGACTTTGCCCCCTCAGGCCTTTGACAAGCTTCGGGGACAATACCGCTCAGACATAATCCTCAGCTTGGTGAAAGACTATGCATATAAAACAAGGGCTTTCCAAAAGGTTTTAGGCATAGTCGACGTGGACATTTACGTTCCCGGATTAAACTTTGTTTTTGGGGAGGCTGAATGTCCCGGAAAGGCAGCCCTCATATCCCTATGGAGGCTTAAACCGGAATTTTATGGGAAAAAATCAAACTTTGAAGTTTTCGTGGAGAGAGCCACCAAAGAGGCTGTCCACGAGCTTGGCCACACTTTGGGTTTGGGACACTGCACTAACCCCTATTGCGTTATGTACTTTTCCAATTCTATATTTGATACGGATAGAAAGAAAAGCTTATTCTGCAACAAGTGCTACTCGAAGGTTCAGACAAGCATCAGCTAAAGCACGGTGAAAACGTTGAGCCAAAGTTTTAAAGCCGAGCTTATCCACCTAGCCCCCATCCTTTTGAGCTTGCTTTTCGGCGCGGGTTGCACTTACCTCCTTTTAGCATCATCCATGGAGCTTTACCGCGTAACGCCCTTCCCAGAAAGCCCCACCGGCTCCTTTGGAAACGCATTGTATTTCGTCATTCTGGTAGGCTTCGGCGCCCTAATCATATTTTTCCTCCTTAAAAGGAGAAGTTATAGGCTTATCGTGTTGATCACTGGTTTCGCCTTAGTATCGGCAACCTTCCTCCTTTCAATGGTATATTTTTATGCGTTCTCCCTTGTTTACGCATCTTTATCCATTGAAGTTTTAGTTGGCATATCAGCGGCGATCACCATAGCAGTGGGCTATGTTATTTTGGGAACAAAAAGCAGAGCTGGCGATTTTCTTGTGCTAATGTTGGGAGGAGCCTTAGGAGCCCTTCTCGGAGCAAGCATCCAAACACTAAGCGCCACACTTATCCTATGTTTTCTGGCAGTCTACGACATGTTTGCGGTTTACCGTGGGCCCATAGGGAAAATAGCCCACACAGGCCTTGAAAAGCTTAGGGGATTAAGCTTTTCCTTTAAGGATCTCCAAATGGGTCTAGGGGACTTAACCTTCTACTCTATGCTTGTGGGGCACATGCTACTTTATTTTGGCTTTTTGTCATGTCTAGCCTCTACGGCCGGAGTTTTGCTCGGCTGCTTTTTAGCCTTCAAAATGCTTGAACAGAAGGGTATTTTTCCAGGTCTTCCGATTCCGATTTCTCTTGGCTTGGCTTTAGGTTTCCTCGCCGCTCTGTTTTAGGAGCTTGCCAAAACCAGCCTCGTTGTGTTCACATCCACCTCAACTATTTTGCAGCCCCTAAACTCCTTTGACTGCCCAGCCACATCCTTCAATATCACTTTTCCATTTTCAACCTTTGCATAGACAACGTCATTCCAAACTTCCTTCCCGTTTAAGATGACCTTAAACTCGCACATGCTGATCGCTAACAAGTCAGAGGGCTTTGCTGGCTATAATTCTTCCGGTAATGTGAAGACCAATACTGATTCAGAATTCATAACCCTATTATCTTTTATAATCCAACAAAAGACTGGCTGGTGTTGCATTTGACCCTATGGCATGAAATCGAAGACCTTCAAAAGAAAAAGGCGGAATTAGAGTATCAACTCCGCTCCCTAGAAGAGAAGGAAAGAACCCTCGAAGAAAGAGCTAGGCTGTTGGAGGAAAAACTTGCCATAAAAGAGCTGGAGCAAAGGCTTAGAATAAAAACCGAAAGCGTAGAGAAACTTGAAGCCCGCATAAGTGATTTAGAGCAGAGGCTCGGTGCCCCTCCGAATTTTACAGCCATTCCACAGCTTGAGAAAAACGCAAACAACCTGCAAAACGAGAACAACTATCACTTAAGAAAGCTCTTTGGCGAGTAGTCAATAAAAAACCTCTCTTCAAAGGCAGCGAACAAAAAACCGTTAACATAGTTGACTCTATTCTCTTTTTTAGGCATGTAACGATTAATTAACCTCTAAAGAGACAAAAGTACCCTTAGTGCTCTGAGCGGTTGGCTAGGCGAGTTGGAGCAGAGAGCCAAGCCCAGTGAAGCCGTTTCAGCGGACATTTTTAGCTTACTTGTTGAGGCAAGCGAAAGGGAAAAGCGAAAACGACGGGAAGAACTGCTGGCGCCTTTAGGCGTTAAGGAATTTTTTGTTGATGGAAAAATAACAATCGATAAGCGAACATGTAGGGGCGTAGAATGTAAGCTTTGCATCAAGGCTTGCCCCACAAACGCCCTTTACTGGAAGAGCAGCGGCGAAGTGGGTATAACAAAGGAACTCTGCATTTATTGTGGCGCATGCGTGCTAAACTGCATAGTAGATTATTGCATCAAAATTGAGAGGAGGCGAGCCAACGGCGAAGTTGAAAGGTTCAGCACACCCCGCAGCTTCACAATACTCGAGCATAACATAAACGCTAGAAAACGCTTTGACAGAGTTAAGGCTCTCTTTCCATCCACCTCGGATTATTTGAGGCTGTATAAGCCCCAGTTGACGTGATGTTCATATACGCCTTCAGCTTTCCTCTGCCAGAGCCGCCCTAACTTCTTCTTGGAAATTTTCCCTATTCAAGAAGAAGACGGTTATAGGTTTCCCGTTGACGGCGCACAGCGGCACTTGCCCACGCTTCTTCACCTCTTCATGTTCCTCGAACATGTTTATGATCCGTGTAGGCAGGTTTGGCGCCGCCTCATTTATCGCTGACTTTATCTGTTCAGTGAAGTACATGCAGAAGGGGCATGAGGGATCATAGAATATTAGCGCTCTGCCCTTGTCTTCTGGCTGTGGGGTGAATTTCCTCTCCTTAGGCTGGTAGACATAGCCCTCCTTTAGGGGGTAGTATAGAAGGAATGGGTTTTCTTCAAAGGCCTTTATGAAGCCCATCTTTAGGTAGAACATATTTTGGGGGAAGTAGCCGGGTATGCTGAAAGCCCATGTAACTAAAGCCAAGGGCGGTGCATCGCCGAAGTATGGTTTGGGCTGGCTGACATCTTTCATTAAGGCATTTAGGAGGGCTTTTCCTAATCCCCGGTGCTGGTTCCGTCTGTCTGGGACAAAGATGCATGTTATTTCCAAGATTTTCTCTTCGGGTTTTGGCTGATACTGGATTAGGCCCGCTGGAGAATCGTTTAGGTAGGCTATTTTTGCCACTCCACCGAACATTTCAATGCATTTTCTCGCCCAATTTTGTTTTGCTTTCATTCCTTCGATGATGGGTGGATAATTGCGGTGCTCCTGTGGAACGCAAAGGTTTATCAGCGAATCGATTTCTTCGGATTCAACTTCTTTTATTTTGCAGAATTCCAAACTTCAACAACTCGAAGGAATAGTGGATGAAGCCCTATAAAACATTTGCCGAAATAATTTTGCGTACTATTACTATAGGCTTATGGTCTATTGCCTCCAGCATTTTCCAGCAGACTTCTGTTAGGCCAACCCCAAATTTTTCAGCCATTTCCCAGACGGTTCTCCCGGCGCCGAAGCCTCTGGCACGATTTGCAAGCTCTGCAATAGTCAAAGCCTCTTCAACGGAAAGTGAGCATCCAGCCACAGCTAGTGGGGTTGCCCTCCTTTTTAGTTTCAGCATGCGCCCCACAACATACGAGATGAAGCCGCCGATGCTGTGAATTCCCTTGAAAGAGGTTGGTCTCGGCGTGAAGTGGAAATTTCTAAAAGAAAACGTTTTATCGGTATCAGCTATTATTACACAAACTTTTCGCCCCAAAGCCTCATAGACCACCCTGTGGATTTCTTCGGCTATTTTCTTGGCGTTTTTCAGCGGCAGACAAACATACGCGTATGGAAGGTTTGTTCCGTCTATTCCTCCCTCGGAGCCGAACATTAAAGCTTGCATTAAACCGGCATGCTGAAGAGCGACCTGCTTGTGGCGGCTTCCAGCGTCATTTGGATAGTTGCGAAGCTGTTGTATTAGTTTTGGCCGTAAATGGCATATTGGACCGAGAATGTATCCCCAAACAAGGGGCATCCAAAATTTGGCGATAAATTTTGCGTTTAGGCTTGGCTTCACTTTGCTTTCGTCCACGATGTTGCCAAGGGCCACTGAAATGGCTTTCTCTGAAACAACCAGAAAATCACCGTCCAAAATTTTTCCAGCAACGCTCTTGACTATCTCCTGTAGGTAGTTTTCGCCCGGTCGCCAATACCTTGTTTTTATTGCATAAACCCTAAAACCAGTTTTCAAAGTTTTACGCTCAGAGGCTTTTAAACCGCTTCTTAATTTCTTCAATGTTGCATTCCGGTGGCTTCATTTTGCCTTCTGGACAGTAGCCCAACTCCACGCATGCAGGTCCAGCGTTTTCGAAGAGGGATGGGGCAACCTTTTTCACTTGGCGAAGCATTTCCATTGCCACTTCGCGAAGCTCCCATTGAGAGCGGTTGCAACAACGTAGGTTGAAGAAGTGGCGAAGTTCCCGGGCGTTCATGGTTACGACGATGTTGGTTTTTGCAGCGTTTGGCAGGATGTAGCGGGCATCCTCTTTGGGGATTCCCATTTCCAGAAGCTTGTTATAGGCTGCTGATATACGTTCTAGGGTTTCGTCGAATAGTTTTTTGGCTTCTGGATTGGCTTCTATGGATGGCGGAATAACGTAGCTTTTTAAGGTGTCATATTTCACGTAGCGTTGGCTCTGCTGGGTGTAGGAGGCTATGCGGTGGCGCACAAGCTGGTGAGTTAAAGCTCTAGAAACGTCCTCGATGCTAAAGGTGAAGGAGGCATGCTCGATAATGGACATGTGTCCATAGCCGGTGACTCGCTTAACAATTTGCCTAGCCCTTTCCAAATTCATTTTTTCAAGCATTTCGGAGGGGTATCCACTCTGGGATGATGTTAGGGCGGCTGTTCCACAGAGAAGCTCCGGGTCAGCAGTATAGCGGAGAAGCTTAACCTTCAATTTGAACACCCGTTTTGCGCTTAAACCCGAAGGAAATAAATCGGGCTCATGATAAAACGCTTTTGGATGCGTTCATGGCGAGGAAAAGGAAAGCCATAGACTACATAAACGAGCTCTGCACAAGCAAGAGCGAAAGGCGGCGAACGCTTGGAGAAACCCTCAAAGCCCAGTATGAAAGGTGGATGAAAACCCTTGCCTTGGAGGATTTCTTGAAGTTTAATGAAACCATAATGGCGAACAAGACGGAAATTGGTGCAGCTCAGTTTTTCGGAAAGTTTAGGGCTTATGCCTTCGAAGAATACGTTTACCGCCTCTTAAAGGCGAAAATTCACTTTAAAAAGCCTCTAGAAATCTTTTGGGCTGAAAAGTGCCTAGTTTGGCGCGGGGAAGACGTGAACTATGCCATGGAATTTGACGTTCTGATAGGCGTCAAGAAAGGCAAGTTTGTGGATCCGAAGGTGGTTTTAGATGCCAAGGTGGAACTGGATTCTTCGAGGCTTAAAACTGCAATCGCTTCGTTTGTGATGCTGAAGCAGTGGAAACCATGGGTCAAGTGTGCAGTTGTCTATGTTAAGAGGGAATTGGATGACAGCCTATTGAGGTTGGCTGAGAACTGGGTGGATGGAATATTCCAGTTCAATCTGCAAAACAGTGAAGCTGGGCTTTTCCTTGACTCTATTGCCAAGTGGCTCTCAATTTGCTAGATTTTCTCGTATATGCGGTTGGCAGTGTATCTTCCGCTTTCCATCTCCATTTCGATTTCGCGCAACAGCAGTATACGCTTGAATGTTGGCGGATGAGTGGAGAACAACGTGTTTATTTTCGTCCATGTAGATTTGGCTTCCCTTTCCATGGCTAGCTCAAGCTCCCGCTCGTCTAAAACGCCGTCCTTGTCCAAGTCATACTCAGCCTTCTTCTCCATTATTGCGGAGACTTCAAGCTTCGCCATCGCCGGATCGCCTATGTAGAAGGGTCGAGCTCCGGATGGTGGCTTGGGCGAAAGCGACAAGCCATAGGTGATTTTCGCTAAAGCACTTTGAAGGCTCCGAGGCGAACCGGTCAAGTAGGCGGAATAGGCGTCTGCATAATGCTCGCGGAGGCGGCTTAACCCCCTAACACACAAAAGCGAGACAATGTAGACTATGTAGGAGATTATTGCTGCGGCGAAAAAGGCTGCTTTAATGCTGCTTCCCTCTTCTCGTTTTCTTGATGCAGGCACCCACCTTCCAGCCTCCCAAGTTGCCCGCGCAATTATGTAGGCAATGAGCGGCAATGCGGAAAGCACTGTCATGACAATGAAGTCTCTGTGTTTTATGTGGCCAAGCTCGTGGCCTATGACGCCTCTAATCTCGTCCTTGTTGAGTTTCTTCAATAGGCCTTCGTGAACAGCTAGGGTCGCGTCTTTGGCTGTTCTGCCAAACACGAAGGCATTGGGCGTCTCGTCCGGCACTATGGCTAGCTTAGGCATGGGCAACCCGGACTTTTCGGCCAGCTCCTTCACGGTTTCCTCAAGCCATGGATTCTCGCCCTTATTTAAGTAGCGGAGCCGCGTGGAGCTAGCCACTATCGCCGGGCCTACTAGGTATTGGATGAGTATGAATAGTATTGTGCCTATAATCGCGTAAACAAGGCTAAGCTGGAAGATGAACATGATTGCTGATAAGAAGAGGGCGAATATGAAAGCTGCTAGAAATATGGATGTGCCCATGGCAAGCTTAAGCTCAGCCAGCCTTCCCAAAGGTTCACCAGCACCCGATAGGACTGCAGTGGCGGAATTGAGAGTTAAAGTTTTCCATTGAAGTCTTTATTTCATGTATTTCTTGGGGTTTCTTCTAAACTCTTCCTCGCACATCCGTGAACAGAAGTAAACCACATGCCCTTCATATTCGACTTTGCTGTAGGCAGTTTCTGGGTCTATTTTCATGCCGCAAACTGGATCCTTAACCAAGCGTTTTTCCCTCAACTCCATTCCCTCTGGCTCATATTTCCTTAAAGTTTGGCTGTTTAGGGCAACTATAATAGTGCTTAGGGACATTATTATTGCGCCGACAGCTGGCGGCGGGCTTATGCCATAACCTGCCAGCACCCCGGCTGCCAGCGGTATTGCCACCATATTGTAGCCGGTTGCCCACCATAAGTTTTGAACCATTTTGGCGTAGGTTTTTCTGGAAATGTCTATGGTTTTAACCACGTCGCGGGGGTCGTTTCGGACAAGGATTATGTCGGCGCTTTCCATCGCCACATCTGTTCCGGCGCCTATGGCTATGCCAACATCTGCGGTAACAAGCGCCGGGGCGTCGTTAATGCCGTCGCCTACCATGGCGACGCGGTAGCCCTCTTCTCTCAACAGCCTTATTTTCTCCGCCTTTTTGTCGGGCGAAGCTTTGGCGAAAAAGTTGTCTATGCCGAGTTCTTTGGCAACCCAGCTGGCAACCTCTTCCGAGTCGCCGGTAAGCATGTAAACCTTCACGCCTCTCTTCTTGAGTTCCCTAACAGCCTCGTAGGACTCGGCCTTAATCATGTCAGCCAACGCCAATGCACCGGCAAGCTTGCCATCCACAACCACAAAAACAACGGTTTTACCTTGCCTTTGCAGCTCCGCTATTTTTGGGTCGCTGACGCTTACCCCCAGTTCATCTAGAAGGTTTACGCCTCCAACATAAACTTCGTTCTTCCCAACCCTGCTGTGGGCGCCCCGTCCAGGTAGGGCTTTGAATTCCTTGGCTTGGGGAATTTTGACACCCTTGTTTTTGGCATGCTCCACTATGGCCTTTGCAATAACATGCTCTGAATTGAGTTCAACGGCGGCGGCTAAACCCAGAAGCCTATGTTCGGGCAAATATGCAACAATGTCGGTTACGCCGAACCTGCCCACCGTTAAAGTGCCAGTTTTATCGAAAATCACCACGTCTACATCTTTAACCATCTCAAAGGCGCGTCTATCCCTTATGAGGATGCCGCTACTTGCGGTTATTGAAGTGGAAATTGCCACGACAAGCGGTATCGCCAAGCCAAGCGCGTGAGGACATGCAATAACAAGCACTGTAACAGACCTTTCGAGAGCCACGTCCGAACCAGCGAGGAAACTCCATGCTATGAAGGAGGTTATTCCAGCTGCAAGCGCCACGTAGAAGAGCATGGCTGCAGCCCTGTTCGCTAAGTCCTGCGTTCTTGAGCGGCTTTCCTGGGCTTGTTTAACAAGCTTTATGACTTGCGACAGATAGGTTTCTTCGCCTGTCCGCTCAATCTGCACTTTTAGCATGCCCTCGCCGTTTATGGCTCCGCCCACCACTCTGTCGCCGACTGTTTTGCCTATGGGTTTCGACTCCCCCGTCAGCAAAGCCTCATTAACGGAGGATTCACCCTCAATGACAACGCCGTCTGATGGAATCTTCTCGCCGGGGCGAACAAGCACAACATCACCCTTCTGCAGTTGATCCGTAGGCACATCTATGATTTCGCCATTTTTGATTAGATGGGCTGTGGTGGGCATTATACGGACAAGCTCCTCCAGCGCCATAGAGGCACCCATAACGCTTTTGGCTTCAACCCAATGGCCCAATAGCATAACATCAATTAGGGTTGCAAGCTCCCAGTAGAAGTCTTTCCCGCTGAAGGCGAAGACTGTTCCAAGCGAGTAGAACATGGCTACGGAAATAGCCATGCCGATAAGCGTCATCATACCAGGTTGCTTAGCTTTAACTTCACCTGCCAAGCCCTTAAGGAAGGGCCAGCCGCCATAAACATAGACCATCAGAGATAACAATGAGAGAATTTCCTTTTGGAAGGGAATTTTAAGCCATTCAAGGCCAAACCACATCTGAATCATTTCGGACAAAAGCAGAATGGGCACCGTTAAAGCCAGCGAAACCAAAAACGTTCGTTTAAACTCCCGAACATGGTGGGCGTGGTGCTTGTGATGATTATCAGACAGACTTTCACCCTCTTTAGCCTTTAAGCCTCTCAAGGATTATTGCCGGGCAGATTTTCTTAATACCCTCTATTGGCCCAATTTTTTCGGATATGAGCCTCGTTAGCTCCCGGCCGTCTTTGGTCCAGATTTCCGTCATTATCATGTGGTCACCGGTGGATGTGGCCACACAGCGGATTTCCTTGAACTCGCAGAGTTTTTGGGCAACCTCCAAAAGCTTTGACGGATCCACATCTATGCCAACAATCGCAACGGTGTTTAAGCCTATTTTCGCCGGATCTATCTCGACTGTGAACCTTTTTATCACACCCTTTTCTTTTAGGGCTTGAACCCTCTTACGGACTGTTGACTCGCTTAGCCTAAGCTTTTGGGCTATCTCCAGGAATGGAAGTCTTCCATCCTCTTGCAGAAGCTTTAGGATTTTCTGGTCTATTTCGTCTATTTCCGCATTTTTCTTTATCATTTTTCGCACCATTTTATACGATTTTAGCCGAATTTTGCACGAAAAGTATATATGCTTTGGAAGATAAAAAGATTATGGTGTGCGAAAATCGAGGAGGAATGTAGGAAATGGAAAAAATTGAAGAGGAGAAAAAGCCGCTCTTAAGCCTCGGTGAGGTGGTTCCAGACTTCGAGGCGGTGACAACTCACGGCAAGATTAGGCTTTCAGACTTCAAGGGAAAATGGGTCATACTTTTCTCGCATCCAGCTGACTTCACACCTGTCTGCACAACGGAGTTTGTGGCTTTCGCTCAAATCTATCCGGAACTTGCTAAACGCAACGTCCAGCTTATAGGTTTGAGCATTGACAGCATCTACTCTCACATCGCATGGGTTAGAACCATCAAGGAAAAGTTTGGCATAACAATACCATTCCCGGTGATCGCTGACTTAGACATGAAGGTTGCCAACTTGTTTGGTATGATACACCCAAAGCAGAGCACAACAGCGGCGGTTCGCTGTGTCTTCGTAATAGACCCGGAAATGAAGCTTCGGGCAATGATATATTATCCGTTGAATGTTGGAAGAAACATGGATGAGATTTTGAGGCTAATCGATGCTTTGCAGACGGCTGACAAGTATAAGGTGGCTTTGCCAGCCAACTGGAGACCCGGCGATCCAGTGATAGTGCCGCCACCCACAACTCAAGAGGATGCTGAAAAACGTTTGCAGGAAGCCGCCCAACAAGGCTACGAGTGTGTTGACTGGTTCCTATGCAGGAAAAAGCTTCCATAGGGGTGAGCGTGTTGGTGCAGAAACTTAATTCCACAGCCAAACTTGTCAAGGGCATGCAGATAGCTGTTGACAACAGTAGGGCTCACAGTGTTTTGCTTGACCTGCCACCCGAACTTGGAACAAATATGGGACCCACAGCTCTTGAGCTATGTGTAATGAGCTACGCGGGCTGCTTTACAACGATTTTCGCGTTAATGGCTAAAAAGATGCATGTTCCATTAAAAGA
This genomic window contains:
- a CDS encoding MBL fold metallo-hydrolase gives rise to the protein MSPLQIRFLGATHEVGRAAIAVKTPKTQVLLDYGVMLNHEPGFPIHVPPKEVDAIILGHSHLDHSGAIPIFFIHGKKPVYTNRLTAELTQLLISDFIHLSSYYLPYEYLELRTMMRNIKHLDFGVKETIGDLTFEFRNAGHIPGSVQVLIEAEGRRLLYTGDFNLIDTRLLEGAKMDYGDLDAVIIESTYANEDHPDRQELERNFVEEVTEVVEKGGTVLVPAFSIGRAQEIACILTAHHFEHPIYFDGMAREASRLMMNHLKYLRDPKLFMDAIHSVNWVEGWRDRRKATKTPCVIISPAGMLKGGPAAFYVSKVAKKPQNAIFLVSYQIPGTPGRELLEKGVCIIDGKPRKVKATVKHFDFSSHCGAKELKEAIRRIKGKAKIYVIHGAEGNCDLLAKWAEKEMGLEAVAPKPGDAFEV
- a CDS encoding archaemetzincin family Zn-dependent metalloprotease is translated as MKIGVLRVGDVPQDVLDRLRENLNMTFPDATCEIIAEILTLPPQAFDKLRGQYRSDIILSLVKDYAYKTRAFQKVLGIVDVDIYVPGLNFVFGEAECPGKAALISLWRLKPEFYGKKSNFEVFVERATKEAVHELGHTLGLGHCTNPYCVMYFSNSIFDTDRKKSLFCNKCYSKVQTSIS
- a CDS encoding presenilin family intramembrane aspartyl protease, producing MSQSFKAELIHLAPILLSLLFGAGCTYLLLASSMELYRVTPFPESPTGSFGNALYFVILVGFGALIIFFLLKRRSYRLIVLITGFALVSATFLLSMVYFYAFSLVYASLSIEVLVGISAAITIAVGYVILGTKSRAGDFLVLMLGGALGALLGASIQTLSATLILCFLAVYDMFAVYRGPIGKIAHTGLEKLRGLSFSFKDLQMGLGDLTFYSMLVGHMLLYFGFLSCLASTAGVLLGCFLAFKMLEQKGIFPGLPIPISLGLALGFLAALF
- a CDS encoding CooT family nickel-binding protein is translated as MCEFKVILNGKEVWNDVVYAKVENGKVILKDVAGQSKEFRGCKIVEVDVNTTRLVLASS
- a CDS encoding GNAT family N-acetyltransferase, which encodes MEFCKIKEVESEEIDSLINLCVPQEHRNYPPIIEGMKAKQNWARKCIEMFGGVAKIAYLNDSPAGLIQYQPKPEEKILEITCIFVPDRRNQHRGLGKALLNALMKDVSQPKPYFGDAPPLALVTWAFSIPGYFPQNMFYLKMGFIKAFEENPFLLYYPLKEGYVYQPKERKFTPQPEDKGRALIFYDPSCPFCMYFTEQIKSAINEAAPNLPTRIINMFEEHEEVKKRGQVPLCAVNGKPITVFFLNRENFQEEVRAALAEES
- a CDS encoding coenzyme F420-0:L-glutamate ligase — protein: MKKLRSGLKASERKTLKTGFRVYAIKTRYWRPGENYLQEIVKSVAGKILDGDFLVVSEKAISVALGNIVDESKVKPSLNAKFIAKFWMPLVWGYILGPICHLRPKLIQQLRNYPNDAGSRHKQVALQHAGLMQALMFGSEGGIDGTNLPYAYVCLPLKNAKKIAEEIHRVVYEALGRKVCVIIADTDKTFSFRNFHFTPRPTSFKGIHSIGGFISYVVGRMLKLKRRATPLAVAGCSLSVEEALTIAELANRARGFGAGRTVWEMAEKFGVGLTEVCWKMLEAIDHKPIVIVRKIISANVL
- the thyX gene encoding FAD-dependent thymidylate synthase, whose protein sequence is MFKLKVKLLRYTADPELLCGTAALTSSQSGYPSEMLEKMNLERARQIVKRVTGYGHMSIIEHASFTFSIEDVSRALTHQLVRHRIASYTQQSQRYVKYDTLKSYVIPPSIEANPEAKKLFDETLERISAAYNKLLEMGIPKEDARYILPNAAKTNIVVTMNARELRHFFNLRCCNRSQWELREVAMEMLRQVKKVAPSLFENAGPACVELGYCPEGKMKPPECNIEEIKKRFKSL
- a CDS encoding zinc metalloprotease HtpX; this translates as MGRLAELKLAMGTSIFLAAFIFALFLSAIMFIFQLSLVYAIIGTILFILIQYLVGPAIVASSTRLRYLNKGENPWLEETVKELAEKSGLPMPKLAIVPDETPNAFVFGRTAKDATLAVHEGLLKKLNKDEIRGVIGHELGHIKHRDFIVMTVLSALPLIAYIIARATWEAGRWVPASRKREEGSSIKAAFFAAAIISYIVYIVSLLCVRGLSRLREHYADAYSAYLTGSPRSLQSALAKITYGLSLSPKPPSGARPFYIGDPAMAKLEVSAIMEKKAEYDLDKDGVLDERELELAMEREAKSTWTKINTLFSTHPPTFKRILLLREIEMEMESGRYTANRIYEKI
- a CDS encoding copper-translocating P-type ATPase; translation: MRGLKAKEGESLSDNHHKHHAHHVREFKRTFLVSLALTVPILLLSEMIQMWFGLEWLKIPFQKEILSLLSLMVYVYGGWPFLKGLAGEVKAKQPGMMTLIGMAISVAMFYSLGTVFAFSGKDFYWELATLIDVMLLGHWVEAKSVMGASMALEELVRIMPTTAHLIKNGEIIDVPTDQLQKGDVVLVRPGEKIPSDGVVIEGESSVNEALLTGESKPIGKTVGDRVVGGAINGEGMLKVQIERTGEETYLSQVIKLVKQAQESRSRTQDLANRAAAMLFYVALAAGITSFIAWSFLAGSDVALERSVTVLVIACPHALGLAIPLVVAISTSITASSGILIRDRRAFEMVKDVDVVIFDKTGTLTVGRFGVTDIVAYLPEHRLLGLAAAVELNSEHVIAKAIVEHAKNKGVKIPQAKEFKALPGRGAHSRVGKNEVYVGGVNLLDELGVSVSDPKIAELQRQGKTVVFVVVDGKLAGALALADMIKAESYEAVRELKKRGVKVYMLTGDSEEVASWVAKELGIDNFFAKASPDKKAEKIRLLREEGYRVAMVGDGINDAPALVTADVGIAIGAGTDVAMESADIILVRNDPRDVVKTIDISRKTYAKMVQNLWWATGYNMVAIPLAAGVLAGYGISPPPAVGAIIMSLSTIIVALNSQTLRKYEPEGMELREKRLVKDPVCGMKIDPETAYSKVEYEGHVVYFCSRMCEEEFRRNPKKYMK
- a CDS encoding Lrp/AsnC family transcriptional regulator; the encoded protein is MDEIDQKILKLLQEDGRLPFLEIAQKLRLSESTVRKRVQALKEKGVIKRFTVEIDPAKIGLNTVAIVGIDVDPSKLLEVAQKLCEFKEIRCVATSTGDHMIMTEIWTKDGRELTRLISEKIGPIEGIKKICPAIILERLKG
- a CDS encoding peroxiredoxin, encoding MEKIEEEKKPLLSLGEVVPDFEAVTTHGKIRLSDFKGKWVILFSHPADFTPVCTTEFVAFAQIYPELAKRNVQLIGLSIDSIYSHIAWVRTIKEKFGITIPFPVIADLDMKVANLFGMIHPKQSTTAAVRCVFVIDPEMKLRAMIYYPLNVGRNMDEILRLIDALQTADKYKVALPANWRPGDPVIVPPPTTQEDAEKRLQEAAQQGYECVDWFLCRKKLP
- a CDS encoding OsmC family protein; its protein translation is MQKLNSTAKLVKGMQIAVDNSRAHSVLLDLPPELGTNMGPTALELCVMSYAGCFTTIFALMAKKMHVPLKDLEVKLEAVKSDEAGTVTEAAFNILVKTDAPEETVQRIFKSTVENCPVGKLFEKAGVKVSYNIKMEK